GTAGTCGACCAGCGCGGCGGCCCGCACCCGCACGTCCGCGTCGAGGGAGCCGATGTGCTCGATCAGCACCTCGGGGTCGAGCCCGCGCTCACGGGCGAGCTCCGCGCCGCCGTCCTCGAGCCAGCCCCGGACGCTCTCGGCGTCCACCTCGGGGTGGAACTGCACGGCGAGGTTGCGGCGCAGCACGAACGCCTGGGGCGCCGCGGCGTTGGACCCGACGACGGTCGCGTCGGCCGGCGGCACGAACTTGTCGTAGTGCCACTGCGTCCAGATCCCGGCGACCGCGGGTACGCCGGACACGACGTGCGGACCGATCTCCGGCGCGGGCGAGGCCACGACCTCGCCTCCGTGCGCCTGGGCGAGCATCTGGGCGCCGAAGCAGATCCCGAAGACGGGTACGCCGGACTCGTCCGCCGTGCGCAGCAGCTCCGTCTCGGGCTTGACCCAGGACGCGACGGTGTCGCTGTAGGCGCTCCAGCGGGCGCCGAGCACGAGCACGGCGTCGTACTCGCGCGGGTCCGGGAGCTCGACGTCGACGCCCGGGTCGTCGAAGCGCTCGGGCGGGACGACCTGGATGCGCTCGACCTCGTAGCCTCGCTCGGTGAAGCGGTCCTCGATGCCGCCG
This genomic interval from Nocardioides kongjuensis contains the following:
- a CDS encoding type 1 glutamine amidotransferase; the encoded protein is MTDTATAGKRLLLVGHDYLAAGGIEDRFTERGYEVERIQVVPPERFDDPGVDVELPDPREYDAVLVLGARWSAYSDTVASWVKPETELLRTADESGVPVFGICFGAQMLAQAHGGEVVASPAPEIGPHVVSGVPAVAGIWTQWHYDKFVPPADATVVGSNAAAPQAFVLRRNLAVQFHPEVDAESVRGWLEDGGAELARERGLDPEVLIEHIGSLDADVRVRAAALVDYFLDEVAAG